A section of the Verrucomicrobium sp. GAS474 genome encodes:
- a CDS encoding 8-amino-7-oxononanoate synthase produces MDLGRDSIESQLRAALAEREAQGLLRRLRVSEPFTGHTAPDGTLRFASNDYLGLARHPRLVAAAQEAAGRYGAGSAASRLVCGNLPVHAALDEALAAFKGREAALGFSSGYAAALGTIPALAGREDTVIVDKLSHASLIDGAKLSGARLRVFPHNDLGYLEKLLKTECARARRILIVTEAVFSMDGDTAPLREIVALKEKHEGRAWLLVDEAHATGIFGPGGRGLAAALGVADRIEVEMGTLSKALGSSGGFIAGSRLLIDTLVNHARSAIYSTAPNPASCGAALEALKLVGEAEGETRRKALWTAIARFAAGTGLPAASPIFPIVLGSEEKALAASAKLAEQGIVLPAIRYPTVPKGKARLRASLTAEATAEEIDRLAEALFGERSRG; encoded by the coding sequence ATGGACCTAGGCCGCGATTCCATCGAGAGCCAGCTCCGCGCCGCCCTCGCCGAACGCGAGGCGCAGGGCCTCCTTCGCCGCCTCCGCGTTTCGGAACCGTTCACAGGGCACACCGCCCCCGACGGCACCCTCCGCTTCGCCTCGAACGACTACCTCGGCCTCGCCCGCCATCCCCGCCTCGTCGCGGCGGCACAGGAGGCGGCGGGCCGCTACGGCGCGGGGAGCGCCGCCTCCCGTCTCGTCTGCGGAAACCTCCCCGTCCATGCCGCCCTCGACGAGGCCCTCGCCGCGTTCAAGGGCCGCGAGGCCGCGCTCGGCTTCTCCAGCGGCTACGCCGCCGCCCTCGGCACGATCCCGGCCCTGGCCGGACGGGAGGACACGGTCATCGTCGACAAGCTCTCCCACGCCTCCCTCATCGACGGGGCGAAGCTGAGCGGCGCCCGCCTCCGCGTCTTCCCCCACAACGACCTCGGCTACCTCGAAAAGCTGCTGAAGACCGAATGCGCCCGGGCCCGCCGCATCCTCATCGTCACCGAGGCCGTCTTCTCGATGGACGGAGACACCGCGCCGCTGCGGGAGATCGTCGCGCTGAAGGAAAAGCACGAAGGCCGCGCCTGGCTCCTCGTCGACGAGGCCCACGCCACGGGGATCTTCGGCCCCGGCGGCCGGGGCCTCGCCGCCGCCCTCGGCGTCGCCGACCGGATCGAGGTCGAGATGGGGACACTGAGCAAGGCCCTCGGCTCCAGCGGCGGCTTCATCGCCGGATCGCGCCTCCTGATCGACACCCTCGTCAACCACGCCCGCAGCGCGATCTACTCGACCGCACCGAACCCCGCCTCGTGCGGCGCGGCCCTGGAGGCGCTGAAACTCGTCGGCGAGGCCGAAGGGGAAACGCGCCGGAAAGCACTGTGGACCGCCATCGCCCGCTTCGCCGCCGGAACCGGCCTCCCCGCCGCCTCGCCGATCTTCCCCATTGTCCTGGGTTCCGAAGAAAAAGCCCTCGCCGCGAGCGCAAAGCTGGCCGAGCAAGGCATCGTCCTCCCCGCCATCCGCTACCCCACCGTCCCCAAAGGCAAAGCCCGCCTCCGCGCCAGCCTCACCGCCGAAGCGACGGCGGAAGAGATCGACCGGCTGGCGGAGGCTCTCTTCGGAGAGCGGTCGCGGGGTTGA
- a CDS encoding SDR family oxidoreductase, whose translation MAPAQQTVLITGGKGDLARAVADAFAAAGWCVLAPGRDALDVADAASVERYFSTLPALDLLVANAGIADNKRLEHLDSALWDALLGTNLRGVFLPLRAALPLLKASAGAAILVGSRVGRRGGHGQAAYAASKAGLLALAQSAAKEHGADGIRINTVLPGFLETKMTASVKPERRAAILAQQALGRFNTPEEAARFLLFLATLPHTSGQVFQLDSRIDPWT comes from the coding sequence ATGGCACCGGCGCAGCAGACCGTCTTGATCACCGGAGGCAAGGGCGACCTCGCCCGCGCGGTCGCCGACGCCTTCGCGGCCGCCGGTTGGTGCGTCCTCGCCCCCGGACGGGACGCCCTCGACGTCGCCGACGCCGCCTCGGTCGAACGCTACTTCTCGACCCTCCCCGCGCTCGACCTCCTCGTCGCCAACGCCGGGATCGCCGACAACAAGCGGCTGGAACACCTCGACTCCGCACTCTGGGACGCCCTCCTCGGCACGAACCTCCGGGGCGTCTTCCTTCCCCTCCGCGCCGCCCTTCCCCTGCTGAAGGCGAGCGCGGGAGCGGCGATCCTCGTCGGCTCCCGCGTCGGGCGGCGGGGCGGCCACGGGCAGGCGGCCTATGCGGCCTCGAAGGCAGGCCTCCTCGCCCTCGCCCAGAGCGCGGCGAAGGAACACGGAGCCGACGGCATCCGCATCAACACCGTCCTCCCCGGCTTCCTCGAAACGAAGATGACCGCCTCGGTGAAGCCGGAGCGCCGCGCCGCGATCCTCGCCCAGCAGGCCCTGGGCCGCTTCAACACCCCGGAGGAAGCCGCCCGCTTCCTCCTCTTCCTCGCCACCCTCCCCCACACCTCGGGACAGGTCTTCCAACTCGACTCGAGGATCGACCCATGGACCTAG
- a CDS encoding KamA family radical SAM protein has product MTPTDLRAFLPTPRKSWADVSDADWNDWTWQLRNRPTNLRQIEARLNLTPSERLGITEAAVRKLAVAMPPSFFNLIDGDDPECPIRRQVVPRQEEMDYAPHEMADPCGEDKDMVAPGLVHRYPDRVLFLITDRCAAYCRYCTRSRLVSGVGEQELEVDFEEALAYLREHTEVRDVLLSGGDPLLFSDKKLEALLRQIRAIPHIEIVRLGSRVPVFLPQRITHELCQMLRQFHPLWINIHVNHPKELTAEVRDALGRLADAGIPMGNQSVLLKGVNDNAETLKILFQKLIRARVRPYYLYQCDLIQGTNHLRVPVSRGIELMRQIRGFTTGFSVPQYVVDGPGGGGKIPLNPDYVIAKDGERLLLRNYEGEIYEYIDKAEAAEKAPQTKPVPAFRHEELPVG; this is encoded by the coding sequence GTGACACCCACCGATCTCCGCGCCTTCCTCCCGACGCCCCGCAAAAGCTGGGCCGACGTTTCCGACGCCGACTGGAACGACTGGACCTGGCAGCTCCGCAACCGCCCGACGAACCTCCGCCAGATCGAGGCCCGGCTGAACCTCACCCCGTCCGAGCGGCTCGGCATCACCGAGGCCGCCGTGCGGAAGCTCGCCGTCGCCATGCCGCCCTCCTTCTTCAACCTCATCGACGGCGACGATCCCGAGTGCCCCATCCGCCGCCAGGTCGTCCCCCGGCAGGAGGAGATGGACTACGCCCCCCACGAGATGGCCGACCCCTGCGGCGAGGACAAGGACATGGTCGCCCCCGGCCTCGTCCACCGCTACCCCGACCGCGTCCTCTTCCTCATCACCGACCGCTGCGCCGCCTACTGCCGCTACTGCACCCGCAGCCGCCTCGTCAGCGGCGTCGGCGAGCAGGAGCTCGAGGTCGACTTCGAGGAGGCCCTCGCCTACCTGCGGGAACACACCGAAGTCCGCGACGTCCTCCTCTCCGGCGGCGATCCGCTCCTCTTCTCCGACAAGAAACTCGAGGCCCTGCTCCGCCAGATCCGCGCGATCCCCCACATCGAGATCGTCCGCCTCGGCAGCCGCGTCCCCGTCTTCCTCCCCCAGCGGATCACCCACGAGCTCTGCCAGATGCTTCGGCAGTTCCATCCCCTCTGGATCAACATCCACGTCAACCACCCGAAGGAGCTGACCGCCGAGGTCCGCGACGCCCTCGGCCGTCTCGCCGATGCCGGCATCCCGATGGGAAACCAGTCGGTCCTGCTGAAGGGCGTGAACGACAACGCCGAGACGCTGAAGATCCTCTTCCAAAAGCTGATCCGCGCCCGCGTCCGCCCCTACTACCTCTACCAGTGCGACCTCATCCAGGGGACGAACCACCTCCGCGTCCCTGTCTCGCGCGGCATCGAGCTGATGCGGCAGATCCGGGGCTTCACCACCGGCTTCTCCGTCCCCCAATACGTCGTCGACGGCCCCGGCGGCGGCGGCAAGATCCCGCTGAACCCCGACTACGTCATCGCGAAGGACGGCGAACGCCTCCTCCTCCGGAACTACGAGGGGGAGATCTACGAGTACATCGACAAGGCCGAGGCGGCGGAGAAAGCCCCGCAGACCAAGCCCGTCCCCGCCTTCCGGCACGAAGAGCTGCCGGTGGGGTGA
- a CDS encoding polyprenyl synthetase family protein, protein MASEPLFSSLTAASVDWQAFPARLDAFLARFFREQAERYDYGAFFEPLYDDLSRYVLRRGKRLRPLLLAASYRHFRHFGHPGGAAPLSFESGIDEETALLRAAAAMELFHAFTLIHDDVIDRSDLRRGLPSFHRAVEARLGLGKGREKEAEGIALVAGNLLHALALDTLLASGFPVARREAALRRFLQAAADTGAGEIGDIVLGTRDIASVSLAEIEQVSHLKTTRYTFEAPLALGAILAGADEASLLDLARVAEPLGLAFQIANDLKDYNDLRPETGGADLLLGKRTLLLRLAYERLPEAERPLLRLALALPAADPSRLPLLRELIGKSDAPAQLRERQAALRLQARRELGPPHASLAGLLGLLDQLDALA, encoded by the coding sequence ATGGCATCGGAGCCCCTCTTCTCCTCCCTGACGGCGGCGTCCGTCGACTGGCAGGCCTTCCCCGCCCGCCTCGACGCCTTCCTCGCCCGCTTCTTCCGGGAACAGGCCGAACGCTACGACTACGGCGCCTTTTTCGAGCCCCTCTACGACGACCTCTCCCGCTACGTCCTCCGCCGGGGGAAGCGGCTCCGGCCCCTCCTCCTCGCCGCCTCCTACCGCCATTTCCGGCACTTCGGCCATCCCGGCGGGGCGGCCCCCCTTTCCTTCGAGTCCGGGATCGACGAGGAGACCGCCCTCCTGCGGGCGGCGGCGGCGATGGAGCTCTTCCACGCCTTCACCCTGATCCACGACGACGTGATCGACCGCTCCGACCTCCGGCGCGGCCTCCCCTCGTTCCACCGCGCCGTCGAGGCCCGGCTCGGCTTGGGGAAGGGGCGGGAAAAGGAGGCGGAGGGGATCGCCCTCGTCGCCGGGAACCTCCTCCACGCCCTCGCGCTCGACACCCTCCTCGCCTCCGGCTTCCCCGTCGCCCGCCGCGAGGCGGCGTTGCGGCGGTTCCTCCAGGCCGCCGCCGACACCGGGGCGGGGGAGATCGGCGACATCGTCCTCGGCACGCGGGACATCGCCTCGGTCTCCCTCGCCGAGATCGAGCAGGTCTCCCACCTGAAGACGACGCGCTACACCTTCGAGGCTCCCCTCGCCCTCGGGGCGATCCTCGCCGGGGCCGACGAGGCGAGTCTCCTCGACCTCGCCCGCGTCGCCGAACCCCTCGGCCTCGCCTTCCAGATCGCCAACGACCTGAAAGACTACAACGACCTCCGCCCCGAGACCGGCGGGGCCGACCTTCTCCTCGGCAAGCGGACCCTCCTCCTCCGCCTCGCCTACGAGCGGCTCCCCGAGGCGGAGCGCCCCCTCCTCCGCCTCGCCCTCGCCCTCCCCGCCGCCGATCCCTCCCGCCTGCCGCTGCTGCGGGAGCTGATCGGGAAATCGGACGCCCCGGCGCAGCTGCGGGAACGGCAGGCCGCGCTCCGGCTCCAGGCGCGGCGGGAACTCGGCCCCCCCCATGCCAGCCTGGCCGGGCTCCTCGGCCTCCTCGACCAGCTCGACGCCCTGGCATGA
- a CDS encoding MBL fold metallo-hydrolase codes for MATSRRDFLTRAAVATAAAVFLPRFAGYDMALAQPVATDKKWVSQTFRVGAIKVTSFRDGTAALPLRPIMTNAPAGEAEAVMKAAGLPDPVPISFNVLLIEDGTEKILVDTGYGALAGAAAGGLPAALRGYGLAPEKVTAVVLSHAHGDHYGGLLDAATGKLNYPNARLFITQTEYDFWTSGANLSKTPLPADQQKGMIEGSAKALNALAGKWEKVPTNQKIIEGVWLLPAPGHTPGHSALLIASGNEQLLHIVDAAHNHVLMFARPEWTIAFDTDPAQAVATRRRLFDRAAADKLRIMSYHLPFPGTGRIVTEGKGYKWVGEVFTT; via the coding sequence ATGGCCACCTCCCGACGTGACTTCCTGACCCGTGCCGCCGTCGCCACGGCCGCCGCCGTTTTCCTCCCCCGCTTCGCCGGTTACGACATGGCGCTGGCCCAGCCCGTGGCGACGGACAAGAAATGGGTCTCCCAGACCTTTCGCGTCGGGGCGATCAAGGTGACCTCCTTCCGCGACGGCACCGCCGCCCTCCCGCTCCGCCCCATCATGACGAACGCCCCCGCGGGCGAGGCCGAGGCGGTGATGAAGGCCGCCGGGCTGCCCGATCCGGTCCCGATCTCCTTCAACGTCCTCCTCATCGAGGACGGGACCGAGAAGATCCTCGTCGACACCGGCTACGGTGCGCTGGCCGGGGCGGCGGCGGGCGGCCTCCCTGCGGCCCTCCGGGGTTACGGCCTCGCGCCGGAGAAGGTCACCGCCGTCGTCCTCAGCCACGCCCACGGGGACCATTACGGCGGCCTCCTCGACGCGGCGACCGGGAAGCTGAACTACCCCAACGCCCGCCTCTTCATCACCCAGACCGAGTACGACTTCTGGACTTCGGGCGCGAACCTTTCCAAGACCCCGCTCCCCGCCGACCAGCAGAAGGGGATGATCGAGGGCTCGGCCAAGGCGCTGAACGCCCTTGCCGGGAAGTGGGAGAAGGTCCCGACGAACCAGAAGATCATCGAGGGCGTCTGGCTCCTCCCCGCCCCCGGCCACACCCCGGGCCACAGCGCCCTCCTCATCGCCTCGGGGAACGAGCAGCTCCTCCACATCGTCGACGCCGCCCACAACCACGTCCTCATGTTCGCCCGCCCCGAGTGGACCATCGCCTTCGACACCGACCCCGCCCAGGCCGTCGCCACCCGCCGCCGCCTCTTCGACCGCGCCGCCGCCGACAAGCTCCGCATCATGAGCTACCACCTCCCCTTCCCCGGCACAGGCCGGATCGTGACCGAGGGGAAGGGGTACAAGTGGGTAGGTGAGGTGTTCACCACCTAA
- a CDS encoding phosphatase PAP2 family protein: MHALLQTLSSWDIALLFRINGAWSSAFLDPVMLAVSSPKFFAIPIAAGVVALAIWGGFKGRTFLVLLALSIALGDGVIDNWGKKIVHRPRPNEALEGVRIAEQAGVGEGIAVRWAWPRAEPGGRSFPSGHVFNNVALAFLACVVWGGRRFGWVWIVWLWAALVSYSRVYLGAHYPSDVLGSLLLALGYLWGIVFVARVLWRRWAPRIAPRLAQAHPELV; the protein is encoded by the coding sequence ATGCACGCCCTCCTCCAGACCCTTTCCTCCTGGGACATCGCCCTCCTCTTCCGGATCAACGGGGCGTGGTCCTCCGCCTTCCTCGATCCGGTGATGCTCGCCGTCTCGTCGCCGAAGTTCTTCGCCATCCCCATCGCCGCCGGCGTCGTCGCCCTCGCGATCTGGGGCGGCTTCAAGGGGCGGACCTTCCTCGTCCTCCTCGCCCTCTCCATCGCCCTCGGCGACGGCGTCATCGACAACTGGGGGAAGAAGATCGTCCACCGCCCGAGGCCGAACGAGGCGCTGGAGGGGGTCCGCATCGCGGAGCAGGCCGGGGTTGGCGAAGGGATCGCCGTCCGCTGGGCGTGGCCCCGGGCCGAGCCCGGCGGGCGCTCCTTCCCCTCGGGCCACGTCTTCAACAACGTCGCCCTCGCCTTCCTCGCCTGCGTCGTATGGGGCGGGCGCCGGTTCGGCTGGGTTTGGATTGTTTGGCTCTGGGCCGCCCTCGTCAGCTACTCCCGCGTCTACCTCGGGGCCCATTACCCGAGCGACGTCCTCGGCTCGCTCCTCCTCGCGCTCGGTTATTTGTGGGGGATCGTCTTCGTCGCCCGCGTCCTGTGGCGGCGCTGGGCCCCGCGGATCGCGCCCCGCCTCGCCCAGGCCCATCCCGAGTTGGTTTAA
- a CDS encoding type II toxin-antitoxin system RelE/ParE family toxin: MIGSFACAETERIFGGEASRKLPPQIQEAARRKLRIIAAAMRLDDLRVPPGNRLEALKGSRKGWHSIRINDQWRICFRWEGEKAIAVEIVDYH; encoded by the coding sequence GTGATCGGAAGCTTCGCCTGCGCGGAAACGGAACGGATTTTCGGCGGCGAGGCCAGCCGCAAGCTGCCGCCCCAGATTCAGGAGGCCGCCCGGAGGAAACTGCGGATCATCGCCGCCGCCATGCGGCTCGACGATCTGCGCGTCCCTCCGGGCAATCGCCTGGAAGCGTTGAAGGGCAGCCGCAAAGGCTGGCACAGCATCCGGATCAACGACCAATGGCGCATCTGCTTCCGCTGGGAGGGAGAGAAAGCCATCGCGGTCGAAATCGTCGATTACCACTAG
- a CDS encoding lysophospholipid acyltransferase family protein — protein sequence MAPQPSPAADAHPGAAMIEARKNAAVDALFGLYTRSRVRAAFHGVHLRGAAHFTPAHLPPGKPVLALVNHTNWWDLFLLHRLTRLVPHKAHYGMMEERNLAPHRFLRGLGLFSVDLETPGRAALGLRRAVRHLRQPDVLLWLFPQGRIEAPGLPGAVRPGAAWLAARVPDAVVLPIALRYEFFREERPAVLVEAAAPVPAASITGDDALLSLLRAPALSLERLVAAEPGRDLAALLRAGEFVPLERPRLSANKKWEWFRRALAGRLAGFDPHN from the coding sequence ATGGCTCCGCAGCCATCGCCCGCCGCCGACGCCCACCCCGGAGCCGCGATGATCGAAGCGAGGAAAAACGCCGCCGTCGACGCCCTCTTCGGCCTCTACACCCGGAGCCGGGTCCGCGCCGCCTTCCACGGCGTCCACCTCCGGGGCGCGGCCCACTTCACCCCCGCCCACCTCCCCCCGGGAAAGCCGGTCCTCGCCCTCGTGAACCACACGAACTGGTGGGACCTCTTCCTCCTCCACCGCCTCACCCGCCTCGTCCCGCACAAGGCCCATTACGGGATGATGGAGGAACGGAACCTCGCCCCCCACCGCTTCCTGCGCGGGCTGGGGCTCTTCTCCGTCGACCTCGAGACGCCGGGCCGGGCCGCCCTCGGCCTCCGCCGCGCCGTGCGCCACCTGCGGCAGCCCGACGTCCTCCTTTGGCTCTTCCCCCAGGGCCGGATCGAGGCCCCCGGCCTCCCCGGGGCCGTCCGGCCCGGCGCGGCCTGGCTCGCCGCCCGGGTTCCCGACGCCGTCGTCCTCCCCATCGCGCTCCGGTACGAGTTCTTCCGCGAGGAGCGCCCCGCCGTCCTCGTCGAGGCCGCCGCGCCGGTCCCCGCCGCCTCGATCACCGGCGACGACGCCCTCCTTTCCCTCCTGCGCGCGCCCGCCCTCTCCCTCGAACGGCTCGTCGCCGCGGAGCCGGGACGCGACCTCGCCGCCCTCCTCCGCGCGGGGGAGTTCGTCCCACTCGAACGCCCCCGCCTCTCGGCGAACAAAAAATGGGAGTGGTTCCGCCGCGCCCTCGCGGGCAGACTGGCCGGATTCGATCCCCACAACTGA
- a CDS encoding DUF5069 domain-containing protein: MHAFSLSAKDLSAEAPRSPRVRIGEYAILARTLDKGRASLAGTLGEYLYGCPLDKKLFAFKGLTGHELNELTALLAGGADDGQIAAWLNTHGTPRTAEEVRAWSAAFEAERPGRDGSAWFVSECLRLGLDPQQATTCDRMEEDDRQSFAK; encoded by the coding sequence ATGCACGCCTTCTCCCTTTCGGCCAAAGACCTCTCCGCCGAGGCCCCCCGGAGCCCCCGCGTCCGGATCGGCGAGTATGCGATCCTCGCGCGGACGCTCGACAAGGGCCGGGCCTCCCTCGCCGGGACCCTCGGGGAGTACCTCTACGGCTGCCCGCTCGACAAGAAGCTCTTCGCGTTCAAGGGGTTGACGGGCCACGAACTTAACGAGCTCACGGCCCTCCTGGCCGGAGGGGCCGACGACGGGCAGATCGCCGCGTGGCTGAACACCCACGGGACGCCGCGGACCGCCGAGGAGGTCCGGGCCTGGAGCGCCGCCTTCGAGGCGGAGCGGCCCGGGAGGGACGGATCGGCGTGGTTCGTCTCCGAATGCCTCCGCCTCGGCCTCGACCCGCAGCAGGCGACGACGTGCGACCGGATGGAGGAGGACGACCGCCAGAGCTTTGCGAAGTAA
- a CDS encoding HigA family addiction module antitoxin gives MKKLKNIHPGDVLLEDFMKPLELTAYRVAKDLHVSQTRLGEILKGQRSVTPEMALRLATWCGSTPHFWLNLQEAYDLEEAQRSPMAKKIAAEVRPMVAT, from the coding sequence ATGAAGAAACTGAAGAACATCCATCCCGGCGACGTCCTCCTCGAAGATTTCATGAAGCCCCTGGAACTGACCGCCTACCGCGTCGCCAAGGACCTCCACGTCTCCCAGACCCGCCTCGGGGAAATCCTCAAGGGCCAGCGCTCCGTCACCCCCGAAATGGCCCTCCGCCTCGCCACCTGGTGTGGCAGCACGCCTCACTTCTGGCTCAACCTCCAGGAGGCCTATGACCTGGAGGAAGCCCAGCGCTCGCCCATGGCGAAGAAAATCGCGGCGGAAGTGAGACCGATGGTGGCGACCTAG
- a CDS encoding amidohydrolase family protein has translation MLYRADIVIGGRGEAIPDGAVRIAGNRILAVGPAASLPPFAGEPIVTLSGQVLSPGFINAHCHLDYSRMKGLLPRASFPKWIASINSHKRTFSDDDFIEAIHHGFELLITSGTTTVGNIESFPELLPRLPAPPIRTWWFLELNDLRILPDAEERTLGVLSFFHNRPGWLGGFGLSPHAPYSASIDLYRLARRCSEHFHMPFTTHIAESREENEMFLYGSGPLHAMMAKLGRDNTDCGHGSSLSHLVEHEVLTQDCLAVHLNYMQEYDWEMLRRSGASVVHCPKSHAYFGYAEFQMERMRKEGINVCLGTDSLASNTSLDLRAEARLVLARHGTAAVDPEEAAREEGNGGEVHGTLTPLDVWRMMTVHPAKALGQAGRLGELSPGALADMVAFPLLPKTGNDPFLSLIAGTTPPTCFVLDGRRIISEDR, from the coding sequence ATGCTGTATCGCGCCGACATCGTGATCGGAGGCCGCGGGGAGGCGATCCCCGACGGGGCGGTGCGGATCGCGGGCAACCGGATCCTCGCCGTCGGCCCCGCCGCGTCGCTGCCGCCCTTCGCCGGGGAGCCGATCGTGACGCTCTCCGGGCAGGTCCTCAGCCCCGGCTTCATCAACGCCCACTGCCACCTCGACTACTCCCGCATGAAGGGGCTCCTCCCCCGGGCCAGCTTCCCGAAGTGGATCGCCTCGATCAATTCCCACAAGCGGACCTTCTCCGACGACGACTTCATCGAGGCGATCCACCACGGCTTCGAGCTCCTCATCACCTCCGGCACCACCACCGTCGGGAACATCGAGAGCTTCCCGGAGCTCCTCCCCCGCCTCCCCGCGCCCCCGATCCGGACCTGGTGGTTCCTCGAGCTGAACGACCTCCGGATCCTCCCCGACGCGGAGGAGCGGACCCTCGGCGTCCTCAGCTTCTTCCACAACCGGCCCGGGTGGCTCGGCGGCTTCGGCCTCTCGCCCCACGCCCCCTACAGCGCCTCGATCGACCTCTACCGGCTGGCCCGGCGGTGCAGCGAGCATTTCCACATGCCGTTCACCACCCACATCGCCGAGTCCCGCGAGGAGAACGAGATGTTCCTCTACGGCAGCGGCCCCCTCCACGCCATGATGGCGAAGCTGGGCCGGGACAACACCGACTGCGGCCACGGCTCCTCCCTCTCCCACCTCGTCGAGCACGAGGTGCTGACCCAGGACTGCCTCGCCGTCCACCTGAACTACATGCAGGAGTACGACTGGGAGATGCTGCGGCGGAGCGGCGCCAGCGTCGTCCACTGCCCGAAGTCCCACGCCTACTTCGGCTACGCCGAATTCCAGATGGAGCGGATGCGGAAGGAGGGGATCAACGTCTGCCTCGGCACCGACAGCCTCGCCAGCAACACCTCCCTCGACCTCCGCGCCGAGGCCCGCCTCGTCCTCGCCCGGCACGGCACGGCGGCGGTCGATCCCGAGGAGGCCGCCCGCGAGGAGGGCAACGGCGGCGAGGTCCACGGCACGCTGACTCCCCTCGACGTCTGGCGGATGATGACCGTCCACCCCGCGAAGGCCCTCGGCCAGGCGGGCCGCCTCGGGGAGCTGAGCCCCGGCGCCCTCGCCGACATGGTCGCCTTCCCCCTCCTCCCGAAGACGGGGAACGATCCCTTCCTCAGCCTCATCGCCGGGACGACGCCCCCCACCTGCTTCGTCCTCGACGGGCGGCGGATCATCTCGGAAGATCGCTGA
- a CDS encoding phytoene/squalene synthase family protein — protein sequence MTLTSPAASPSASLDASYGACREITRRHARSFYLASHTLPKGKRREAWAVYAFCRVADDAVDLATDDASRRAALAAQERGLDRLFDPRIEAAALPSWGPAFRDTCERRGIPRGYFDGLLKGISLDCGAVRIGSWAELDLYCHHVASLCGLVMTRIFVADPDAELLDHAAALGTAMQLTNILRDVGEDWERDRIYLPSYDLAKFGLGEGDIAAFHKDKATKNKAGKTDDRFRALMRFEIERAREWYQKADPGIARLPNDGTRRTVWTMRLLYAAILDEIERNDFDVFTRRARVGRWRKASLLVEAWLRSHRPPPTPTPEPR from the coding sequence ATGACCTTGACCTCCCCTGCCGCTTCGCCCTCCGCCTCCCTCGACGCCTCCTACGGCGCCTGCCGGGAGATCACCCGCCGCCATGCGCGGAGCTTCTACCTCGCCTCCCACACCCTGCCGAAGGGGAAGCGCCGGGAAGCCTGGGCCGTCTACGCCTTCTGCCGCGTCGCCGACGACGCCGTCGACCTCGCCACCGACGACGCCTCCCGCCGCGCCGCGCTGGCGGCGCAGGAGAGGGGCCTCGACCGCCTGTTCGATCCCCGCATCGAGGCGGCGGCCCTCCCCTCCTGGGGTCCCGCCTTCCGCGACACCTGCGAACGGCGCGGCATCCCGCGCGGCTACTTCGACGGGCTCCTGAAGGGGATCTCCCTCGATTGCGGCGCGGTGCGGATCGGAAGCTGGGCGGAGCTCGACCTCTACTGCCACCACGTCGCCTCCCTCTGCGGGCTGGTGATGACGCGGATCTTCGTCGCCGATCCCGACGCGGAACTCCTCGACCACGCCGCCGCCCTCGGCACCGCGATGCAGCTCACGAACATCCTCCGCGACGTCGGCGAGGACTGGGAGCGGGACCGGATCTACCTCCCCTCCTACGACCTCGCGAAATTCGGCCTCGGCGAGGGCGACATCGCCGCGTTCCACAAGGACAAGGCGACGAAAAACAAGGCGGGCAAGACCGACGACCGGTTCCGCGCCCTCATGCGCTTCGAGATCGAGCGGGCGCGGGAATGGTACCAAAAGGCCGACCCCGGCATCGCCCGGCTCCCGAACGACGGGACCCGCCGCACGGTCTGGACGATGCGCCTCCTCTACGCGGCGATCCTCGACGAGATCGAGCGGAACGACTTCGACGTCTTCACCCGCCGCGCCCGCGTCGGCCGGTGGCGGAAGGCCTCCCTCCTCGTCGAGGCATGGCTCCGCAGCCATCGCCCGCCGCCGACGCCCACCCCGGAGCCGCGATGA
- a CDS encoding TetR/AcrR family transcriptional regulator has translation MSFSPPVLPPAEASVDPRIRRTRQMLFTAFKSLLEEKGFDMITVQDIAERSTVNRATFYDHFTDKFALLDAMIGDQFRAHIEPRLADADGSCEAGLRQLILAVCDYLGHLGSVPCQKARKQFEPMVEARLKNVVRDFLLVGFRAHGTPEADALLRGTVAAWAICGAVFEWSRTKEPSAEAFAAALLPLVKPTLLSPGGCATAR, from the coding sequence GTGAGTTTTTCCCCGCCCGTCCTGCCCCCCGCGGAGGCCTCCGTCGATCCCCGGATCCGGCGGACCCGGCAGATGTTGTTCACCGCCTTCAAGAGCCTCCTGGAGGAAAAGGGCTTCGACATGATCACGGTGCAGGACATCGCCGAGCGGTCGACCGTGAACCGGGCGACCTTCTACGACCACTTCACCGACAAATTCGCCCTCCTCGACGCCATGATCGGCGACCAGTTCCGCGCCCATATCGAGCCCCGCCTGGCCGACGCCGACGGGAGCTGCGAGGCCGGGCTCCGCCAGCTGATCCTCGCCGTCTGCGATTACCTCGGCCACCTCGGCTCCGTCCCCTGCCAGAAGGCGCGGAAGCAGTTCGAGCCGATGGTCGAGGCCCGGCTGAAAAACGTCGTCCGCGATTTCCTCCTCGTCGGCTTCCGCGCCCACGGCACCCCCGAGGCCGACGCCCTCCTGCGCGGCACCGTCGCCGCCTGGGCGATCTGCGGGGCCGTCTTCGAGTGGTCCCGGACGAAGGAACCCTCCGCCGAGGCCTTCGCCGCCGCCCTCCTTCCCCTCGTGAAACCGACCCTCCTCTCCCCGGGAGGCTGCGCGACCGCGCGGTGA